From Ipomoea triloba cultivar NCNSP0323 chromosome 5, ASM357664v1, the proteins below share one genomic window:
- the LOC116021028 gene encoding uncharacterized calcium-binding protein At1g02270 isoform X1 has product MGRKNRGLAKGRASRIGSYSIASSISDPSSVSCTTFNILAPIYKRLCSEDPSVRESHFRGFWLDRNERILEWLLYERSSIICLQEFWVGNEELVDLYDKKLGDAGYVTFKLARTNNRGDGLLTAVHKDYFRVISHQELLFNDFGDRVAQLLHVELVLPCSPCRNGNVRKEILIVNTHLLFPHDSSICLERLRQVYKILQYVESYQKENKLNPLPIILCGDWNGSKRGHVYKFLRSQGFISSYDTAHQYADADAQKWVSHRNHRGNICGVDFIWLLNPNKYRKLLKTSWSQAVFGMFKYQLRRASLTEEDAFAFLKADSSDDYISYSDFCEALRQLSLIGNRNGLSIQETNDLWVQADIDGNGVVDYKEFKQWIWNPTWSEQRDDQWDDSENAIEEAIGFSIQDAVLFPKEVEKGMWPEDYSLSDHAKLTVVFSPVRMPCSQLT; this is encoded by the exons ATGGGGAGGAAGAACAGGGGACTAGCCAAAGGGAGGGCTTCCAGAATCGGGAGCTATTCAATTGCCTCTTCAATCTCCGATCCCAGTTCCGTTTCTTGCACAACTTTCAATATCCTTGCTCCCATTTACAAACGGCTCTGTAGCGAG GACCCCAGTGTTAGAGAAAGCCATTTCAGGGGATTTTGGTTGGACAGGAATGAAAGAATCTTGGAATGGTTATTGTATGAAAGATCTTCCATCATTTGTCTTCAG GAATTTTGGGTTGGGAATGAAGAGCTTGTTGATCTCTATGACAAGAAACTAGGAGATGCTGGATATGTTACTTTTAAGCTTGCCAGAACTAACAACCGGGGTGATG GTCTGCTGACTGCTGTACATAAGGATTACTTCAGGGTTATAAGCCACCAAGAGTTGCTTTTCAATGATTTTGGAGACCGTGTTGCACAGTTATTACATGTTGAGCTCGTATTACCCTGCTCACCGTGTCGAAATGGTAATGTTAGAAAAGAAATTCTTATAGTCAACACACACTTGCTGTTCCCGCACGATTCGAGTATTTGCTTGGAACGTCTGCGCCAG GTCTACAAAATATTGCAATATGTGGAATCATACCAAAAGGAAAATAAGCTTAATCCTTTGCCAATTATACTTTGCGG GGATTGGAATGGAAGCAAACGGGGTCATGTTTACAAGTTCCTCAGATCTCAGGGATTTATATCATCATATGATACTGCACACCAGTATGCTGATGCAGATGCACAGAAG TGGGTGAGCCACAGAAATCATCGAGGGAACATCTGTGGTGTGGATTTTATATGGCTTCTTAATCCTAACAAGTACAGGAAGTTGCTGAAAACAAGTTGGAGTCAGGCAGTCTTTGGAATGTTTAAG TATCAACTCCGTCGTGCCTCTTTGACCGAAGAGGATGCATTTGCCTTTCTGAAGGCTGATAGCAGTGATGATTATATTTCATACTCCGATTTCTGTGAAGCTTTGCGGCAG CTTAGTTTGATCGGCAATCGCAATGGGCTGAGTATTCAGGAGACTAATGATTTGTGGGTTCAAGCAGATATTGATGGAAACGGTGTTGTTGATTACAAAGAATTCAAG CAATGGATATGGAACCCGACATGGTCAGAACAAAGAGACGACCAATGGGACGACAGCGAAAATGCCATCGAGGAAGCCATCGGGTTTAGCATCCAGGACGCGGTTCTTTTCCCAAAGGAAGTAGAGAAAGGGATGTGGCCTGAAGACTATTCTCTCTCTGATCATGCCAAACTAACTGTTGTATTTTCACCAGTAAGAATGCCATGCTCTCAGTTAACCTGA
- the LOC116021028 gene encoding uncharacterized calcium-binding protein At1g02270 isoform X2 — protein sequence MGRKNRGLAKGRASRIGSYSIASSISDPSSVSCTTFNILAPIYKRLCSEDPSVRESHFRGFWLDRNERILEWLLYERSSIICLQEFWVGNEELVDLYDKKLGDAGYVTFKLARTNNRGDGLLTAVHKDYFRVISHQELLFNDFGDRVAQLLHVELVLPCSPCRNGNVRKEILIVNTHLLFPHDSSICLERLRQVYKILQYVESYQKENKLNPLPIILCGDWNGSKRGHVYKFLRSQGFISSYDTAHQYADADAQKWVSHRNHRGNICGVDFIWLLNPNKYRKLLKTSWSQAVFGMFKYQLRRASLTEEDAFAFLKADSSDDYISYSDFCEALRQLSLIGNRNGLSIQETNDLWVQADIDGNGVVDYKEFKQWIWNPTWSEQRDDQWDDSENAIEEAIGFSIQDAVLFPKEVEKGMWPEDYSLSDHAKLTVVFSPA from the exons ATGGGGAGGAAGAACAGGGGACTAGCCAAAGGGAGGGCTTCCAGAATCGGGAGCTATTCAATTGCCTCTTCAATCTCCGATCCCAGTTCCGTTTCTTGCACAACTTTCAATATCCTTGCTCCCATTTACAAACGGCTCTGTAGCGAG GACCCCAGTGTTAGAGAAAGCCATTTCAGGGGATTTTGGTTGGACAGGAATGAAAGAATCTTGGAATGGTTATTGTATGAAAGATCTTCCATCATTTGTCTTCAG GAATTTTGGGTTGGGAATGAAGAGCTTGTTGATCTCTATGACAAGAAACTAGGAGATGCTGGATATGTTACTTTTAAGCTTGCCAGAACTAACAACCGGGGTGATG GTCTGCTGACTGCTGTACATAAGGATTACTTCAGGGTTATAAGCCACCAAGAGTTGCTTTTCAATGATTTTGGAGACCGTGTTGCACAGTTATTACATGTTGAGCTCGTATTACCCTGCTCACCGTGTCGAAATGGTAATGTTAGAAAAGAAATTCTTATAGTCAACACACACTTGCTGTTCCCGCACGATTCGAGTATTTGCTTGGAACGTCTGCGCCAG GTCTACAAAATATTGCAATATGTGGAATCATACCAAAAGGAAAATAAGCTTAATCCTTTGCCAATTATACTTTGCGG GGATTGGAATGGAAGCAAACGGGGTCATGTTTACAAGTTCCTCAGATCTCAGGGATTTATATCATCATATGATACTGCACACCAGTATGCTGATGCAGATGCACAGAAG TGGGTGAGCCACAGAAATCATCGAGGGAACATCTGTGGTGTGGATTTTATATGGCTTCTTAATCCTAACAAGTACAGGAAGTTGCTGAAAACAAGTTGGAGTCAGGCAGTCTTTGGAATGTTTAAG TATCAACTCCGTCGTGCCTCTTTGACCGAAGAGGATGCATTTGCCTTTCTGAAGGCTGATAGCAGTGATGATTATATTTCATACTCCGATTTCTGTGAAGCTTTGCGGCAG CTTAGTTTGATCGGCAATCGCAATGGGCTGAGTATTCAGGAGACTAATGATTTGTGGGTTCAAGCAGATATTGATGGAAACGGTGTTGTTGATTACAAAGAATTCAAG CAATGGATATGGAACCCGACATGGTCAGAACAAAGAGACGACCAATGGGACGACAGCGAAAATGCCATCGAGGAAGCCATCGGGTTTAGCATCCAGGACGCGGTTCTTTTCCCAAAGGAAGTAGAGAAAGGGATGTGGCCTGAAGACTATTCTCTCTCTGATCATGCCAAACTAACTGTTGTATTTTCACCA GCTTGA